The following is a genomic window from Marinobacter sp. NP-4(2019).
TCGAGGAACCGATCAACGACCGTTCCTGCGGGACCGCGGGCAACCAGTCACCAAAAATGGCCTTGTCCAGCCCCGAAATACCCAGGGCCTTGGGGCCGCCAGCGGCGCCAGGGATGACATGGACATCCTCAGCCGACAGCGGCTTGTCCTCCAGCCGCTGCAGGGCACGACGACCCGCCCGGATAGTCAGCGCAGGCGATCGGGTATGTATGGCTGTCATGATGCTCCCCCTATGAAAACTCCGGGAGTTTAGCGAACTGCCAGGCTCTCAGCCAGAGGCCGCGCAGCTATACCGGTCGCTAATTGTGCCACACCCGACGACACACCATGCTAGACTTTCTGGAGTGCGGTCACGGAAGCGGGCTCAATAGGACAGGAACAGCGGGAGTGTGCTGTGAATCCATTACTCTCAACGGACAAAGTCGCCACCAACCCTACCCTCGCAGTGCTGGGTTTCAAGCGTCAGATCGTCTACCACCTCCACTTCTGGGCGTTTATTGCCGTCGCCCCACTGGTCCTGGTGCAGTGGAATCACGGCAATTATCTGCTATCGGGGCTGCTGATCCTATTCTGCATCAATGCCTTGCTGGTGATCGCGCTTCTCCGGTTCCGCAATATCTATTTTCTCAAAGGACGACTGTTTCCCTTGCTGGCGGTCATCTGCGCAGGCTATTCCACGACCATCAACGGCCATGCCGGCCTTTACTGGGCTTACCCGGCCGCCACGGCCCTATTTTTTCTGTTGCCATTACGGGAGGCCACCATCTGCAACATTTTTTTTGTCACGGTAATGGCGGTGGTGTCGTTTCTCCAGTTTCCGGAGGCGGATTTCTGGCGCATCACCTTTTCCCTTGGCCTTACCTGCGTGTTTGCAATGGTGTTTGCCTGGCTGGTCGGTCGACTCCAGGGCGAACTCACGCGCCTGGCCACCACCGACCCCCTCACCGGCTGCCTCAATCGATCGCAGCTGGCCGACATCCTCAACAGCCAGATCCAGATGCGGGAACGTTACGAACGGGTATCCAGCCTGATCCTGCTGGATCTCGACTACTTCAAGACAATTAACGACCAATGGGGGCATCTCGCCGGCGATCAGGTACTGACGGAACTGGCAGTAAGGATTCGACGGCGCCTTCGGGAAAGTGACCAGTTGTTTCGAATTGGCGGTGAAGAATTCATGCTGGTGTTACCGGAAACCCGCCAGCGGGACGCCGAGACCCTGGCCCAGGAGTTGCTGACCAGCATCAGCGCGAGACCTTTTGTGGATGATATCCGGCTCACGGCCAGTGCCAGCGTGGCGGAAGTGGCCAAAGGTGAAACCTGGTCAGTGTGGCTGAATCGTGCTGACCAGTCACTGTACCGGGCCAAATCCCAGGGGCGGAATCAGGTCATCAGCGCCCCAAAATCCGTGAACGTCTCACGTCCAACCGACGAGGGCGGCGGGGAACTGATCGCTGACACCTGAGAACCTGTCGGCGATTACTGCTGCTTGCGAAACTCCCGGTAAGCTGAAAACACGTCCCAGGGGCTCTCAAAATGCGGGTAATGCCCCACATTGCGCAAACTGACAACATCGGCGTTCGGTACCAGTTCCCGGTAGCGCCTCGCCATGGCGGCACCGGAAACCGGATCGGCGACACCGGACACCAACCGCATGGGCTGCGTGGCCTTCTGCAGGGCGCCCACCCACCGATTACGGTGACAACGCCGTTCTTCCATAAAATGAATCAGGTGATGAAGGATGCCGCGGCCGTTGTTGTAGGTAAGTAATTGCCAGAAGTCGTCCATGTCCTGGCGGTCCGGCGGGTTGGCCGGTCCCAGCAACCGGCGGAAATTGCGCTCAAAGGTCCGGCGACTCAGGCCACGACTGATCAGGCCACCCAGAGGACTACACAGCAGCTTCTGGATCAACAGAGGGTGGTGAACCTCCGGAAACAGGGCGCCGTTGAGAAAACAGATACTGGCAATGCGAAACGGCAACGTGCCTTCCTGTTCCCTGGCCAGCAACTCCTGAGTCACACTGCAGCCATAGTCGTGGGCAAACAGGTGGACGGTTTTAAGGCCCAGGCCGGAAATCCAGCCTTCGAACAGATCAGCTTGGTCTTCAATACTGTAGTCGTATGGTACCGGCTTGTCGGAAAAACCGAACCCCAGCATATCCAGTACCAGCACGTTGTACTGCTGGGTCAGCATTGGCCACATTCGGTGCCAGTCCCAACTGGCGGTTGGAAACCCGTGCAGCAGGATCAGCGGCTCGCCCTGCCCCGCCATCCGGCTGAAAATGGCATGGCCTTCATAACTGAACCATTTGCCGCCCTGTTGCCACCACTCCAGTGTTCCAACCTGTTGAGCGCTCCGGGAAGCCATTGTGTGTCCAGCGATGACCTGATCCATGCCCTGTTCCTGGAAAAGTTTGCAGACTAAAACTGTAGAACAAACCTGTGGGAGCCGCCATAGCTGTGGAGCGGATTTGCGGGTGTTATCCCGGCCACGTGTAGTCTTTTGCGGACCGGTCCACGTAAACCATGGAGATAACCGGCGATTTCCCTTAAGCTTCGCCTTGAATCAGACACTGAATACCGGAACCGATTATGAGCAACTCCCTGGAAGATTTGGCCGGCCATTTCCGCGACATCATCAATGGCCTGGGGGAAGACACCTCCCGCGAGGGCCTGATGGACACACCCAAGCGCGCGGCCAAGGCCATGCAGTTCCTGACCAACGGCTATCAGCAGGACCTGGGTGAACTGGTCAACAACGCCGTCTTTGAATCCTCCATGGACGAGATGGTGATGATTCAGGACATCGAACTCTACAGTATGTGCGAACACCACATGTTACCGTTTATCGGCAAGTGCCATATCGCCTACCTGCCGCAGGGCAAGGTTCTCGGGCTGTCCAAGTTTGCTCGTATCGTCGACATGTACGCACGCAGGTTGCAGATCCAGGAAAACCTGACCCGGGAAATCGCCGAAGCCATCGAGTCGGTCACCGGTGCCAAGGGCGTGGCAGTGGTGATCGAGGCTCAGCACATGTGCATGATGATGCGGGGCGTGGAGAAACAGAATTCCCGCATGAAGACCTCCGTGATGCTGGGCCAGTTCCGCAAATCCCAGGCGACCCGAACCGAATTCCTGCAACTGCTCAGCCACCGGGACTGATCCCATGTCGGCCGCGCCAGTTGCCGTAATCACCGGTGCCGGACGAAGGCTTGGCTATGAAGTGAGCCTGGCCCTGGTTGAGCGGGGCTACCGGGTATTCGCCCTGCACCGGACCCACACCGAAGAGGTAGATCACCTCATTCGTCAGGGTGTTACCGCCCTCCAGGTCGACCTGGCCGATCCGGATGCGGTCCAGGCCCGGATTGATGACATAGTGCGCGCCACGACCAGCGTCAGTCTGCTGGTGAACAACGCCTCCGCCTTCGAAACCGATGCCGAAAATCCACAGGAGCGACCAGCCCAGGCCGCCCGCCTGTTTCAGACCAACAGCACGGCCCCCATGCAGTTGATGCACGGACTGGCCCCAGCTCTGGAAACCGCGGCCAGGGAATACGGGCGCCCGTCACTGATCGTCAACATCACCGATATCTTCACCGAACGCCCCAACCCGCTTTATGGCGCCTACTGTGCGTCCAAGGCGGCCCTGGCCAACCTGACCCTGAGCTATGCCGCACTGCTGGCGCCCGATGTGCGGGTCAATGCCATTATGCCCGGCCCCATAGGCTTCCTGCCCCGTCATACCGACAGCCAGAGACAGCAGGTGTTGTCAGAGACCCTGCTGGCCCGTGAGGGAGGCTTTCACAGTGTGGTCATGCAGGTGTTGGCCCTGCTGGACAACGATTTCATCACCGGCGCGCAGATCCCGGTGGATGGTGGCCGACGCCTGGCCCAGGGTATGGCCCGCCACGGTCAGGGAAGCGCGGACTGAATTTTCAGTCCTTCCTTCAAAAAGCCGTCGATAATAGGGCTCATCGATCCCCTCACCGAGGAAGCGACCGCTTTCGCTGTACTCCAGGATATCGACATCAATAGGGCGATCCTTGCGACTGCTGAGCGGGTCTGAGCGGTCCCGCCCGAGGGCTTCCTCCAGCTGGTTGAAGTGGTCCTTGAGCTGTGTCGGGGATAACGGACTGAACACCACCGCCAGCGCATTGAGAAACGGGCGTTCCGTGTCGATACCCCGGGGGCGGGTATGGATGACCGGCGACAGCCACAGGGAGTCGTGGCTTTCCAGCAGCCGGGTGACGGCCCTCACCAGGTTCTGTTCCGGATCGATGTTACTTCCCAGTCCACACAGGTACCACATGGCGGTGTTATCTCAGCAGCTTGCGAATGTAGGCACCCACCAATACGGTCACAAACAGCACTCCGATCATGGATTCCAGGGTGACCAGCACAGAGAGTAGCCCGGTGGCAGGTGGTTCCGGTGCACTCCACTGACCATAGAAACTGCTGATAAAACTCTGCAGGCTGAGCATTACCGCTTCTCCGGTTCTGACTCCGACCGTGATGAACGCTACCGCAAACAGGATTGCGATCATCAGCGCCGCCGCCAGAATATTCCGGAACCGGATACCCCACCCGAAAACACCCCCGAGCAGGAATCGGCGCACCCTGTTGGTTTCCTTATGGTGCCGCATAT
Proteins encoded in this region:
- a CDS encoding GGDEF domain-containing protein — encoded protein: MNPLLSTDKVATNPTLAVLGFKRQIVYHLHFWAFIAVAPLVLVQWNHGNYLLSGLLILFCINALLVIALLRFRNIYFLKGRLFPLLAVICAGYSTTINGHAGLYWAYPAATALFFLLPLREATICNIFFVTVMAVVSFLQFPEADFWRITFSLGLTCVFAMVFAWLVGRLQGELTRLATTDPLTGCLNRSQLADILNSQIQMRERYERVSSLILLDLDYFKTINDQWGHLAGDQVLTELAVRIRRRLRESDQLFRIGGEEFMLVLPETRQRDAETLAQELLTSISARPFVDDIRLTASASVAEVAKGETWSVWLNRADQSLYRAKSQGRNQVISAPKSVNVSRPTDEGGGELIADT
- a CDS encoding alpha/beta fold hydrolase; translated protein: MDQVIAGHTMASRSAQQVGTLEWWQQGGKWFSYEGHAIFSRMAGQGEPLILLHGFPTASWDWHRMWPMLTQQYNVLVLDMLGFGFSDKPVPYDYSIEDQADLFEGWISGLGLKTVHLFAHDYGCSVTQELLAREQEGTLPFRIASICFLNGALFPEVHHPLLIQKLLCSPLGGLISRGLSRRTFERNFRRLLGPANPPDRQDMDDFWQLLTYNNGRGILHHLIHFMEERRCHRNRWVGALQKATQPMRLVSGVADPVSGAAMARRYRELVPNADVVSLRNVGHYPHFESPWDVFSAYREFRKQQ
- the folE gene encoding GTP cyclohydrolase I FolE, with protein sequence MSNSLEDLAGHFRDIINGLGEDTSREGLMDTPKRAAKAMQFLTNGYQQDLGELVNNAVFESSMDEMVMIQDIELYSMCEHHMLPFIGKCHIAYLPQGKVLGLSKFARIVDMYARRLQIQENLTREIAEAIESVTGAKGVAVVIEAQHMCMMMRGVEKQNSRMKTSVMLGQFRKSQATRTEFLQLLSHRD
- a CDS encoding SDR family NAD(P)-dependent oxidoreductase yields the protein MSAAPVAVITGAGRRLGYEVSLALVERGYRVFALHRTHTEEVDHLIRQGVTALQVDLADPDAVQARIDDIVRATTSVSLLVNNASAFETDAENPQERPAQAARLFQTNSTAPMQLMHGLAPALETAAREYGRPSLIVNITDIFTERPNPLYGAYCASKAALANLTLSYAALLAPDVRVNAIMPGPIGFLPRHTDSQRQQVLSETLLAREGGFHSVVMQVLALLDNDFITGAQIPVDGGRRLAQGMARHGQGSAD